In one window of Clarias gariepinus isolate MV-2021 ecotype Netherlands chromosome 10, CGAR_prim_01v2, whole genome shotgun sequence DNA:
- the nocta gene encoding nocturnin isoform X2 gives MDVCKTKQNPEDVVTLAVCQMGGSSSSSSVRLFSSLAQSLSSVPLPHTHAETEESELEQTDPETLLRECEEVLRKRPPRPHRDFIRTRASAAHNPQIRVMQWNILAQALGEGKDGFVRCPMEALNWAERKYLILEEILTYRPDIVCLQEVDHYYDTFQPIMSSLGYQSSFCPKPRSPCLDVRGNNGPDGCALFFSRERFRSLQLHHLRLSAMALKTNQVAVVAALQCQVTGRVFCVGVTHLKARSGWETFRGAQGANLLQQLEGILDQEDAVPLLVCGDFNAEPGEEVYRRFLDSPLGLDSAYRTLSADGVTEPSYTTWKIRPSGECRTTLDYVWYSRHGFNVDAALGMPSEDQIGPDRLPSYHYPSDHLSLVCDFSFIQEPHRLM, from the exons ATGGACGTGTGTAAGACCAAGCAGAACCCGGAGGACGTGGTCACACTCGCAG tgtgtcagATGGGCGGCAGCAGTAGCAGTAGCAGCGTGCGGCTCTTCAGTTCTCTGGCTCAGTCTCTGAGCAGCGTGCCGCTGCCGCACACACACGCCGAGACCGAGGAGAGCGAGCTCGAGCAGACGGATCCCGAGACGCTCCTGCGCGAATGCGAGGAAGTCCTGAGGAAGCGCCCGCCCCGGCCGCATCGAGACTTCATCAGAACCAGAGCCAGCGCCGCGCACAACCCGCAGATCCGCGTCATGCAATGGAACATTCTAGCGCAAG CTCTTGGCGAGGGCAAGGACGGCTTTGTGCGCTGCCCGATGGAGGCGTTGAACTGGGCAGAGAGGAAGTACCTGATCCTGGAGGAGATCCTGACCTACAGACCCGACATTGTGTGCCTGCAGGAGGTCGATCACTACTATGACACCTTCCAGCCCATCATGTCCAGCCTGGGCTACCAGAGCAGCTTCTGCCCCAAGCCGCGCTCCCCGTGCCTGGACGTGCGCGGCAACAACGGCCCCGACGGCTGCGCCCTGTTCTTCAGCCGCGAGCGCTTCCGCTCGCTTCAACTCCATCACCTCCGCCTCTCAGCCATGGCGCTCAAGACCAATCAGGTGGCCGTGGTCGCCGCTCTGCAGTGCCAGGTCACGGGGCGGGTCTTCTGCGTCGGCGTTACGCACCTGAAGGCCAGGAGCGGATGGGAGACCTTCCGCGGAGCCCAGGGCGCCAATCTGCTCCAGCAACTCGAGGGCATCTTGGATCAGGAGGACGCCGTTCCTCTGTTGGTGTGCGGAGATTTTAACGCCGAGCCGGGCGAGGAGGTGTACCGCCGCTTCCTGGACTCTCCGCTCGGCCTCGATAGCGCGTACAGGACGCTAAGCGCAGACGGCGTCACAGAGCCGTCCTACACCACCTGGAAGATTCGTCCTAGCGGAGAGTGCCGCACGACGCTCGACTACGTGTGGTACTCGCGGCACGGCTTCAATGTCGATGCCGCTCTCGGCATGCCGAGCGAGGACCAGATCGGCCCTGACCGCCTTCCCTCTTACCACTATCCGTCCGATCACCTTTCGCTCGTCTGTGACTTCAGCTTCATCCAGGAGCCCCACAGGCTCATGTGA
- the nocta gene encoding nocturnin isoform X1, translating to MFAVRRCSALIPRDLRDLAALCFSSPGPTPTKPPAELKHARSSPSLRAPSRSQSPPARVHVCQMGGSSSSSSVRLFSSLAQSLSSVPLPHTHAETEESELEQTDPETLLRECEEVLRKRPPRPHRDFIRTRASAAHNPQIRVMQWNILAQALGEGKDGFVRCPMEALNWAERKYLILEEILTYRPDIVCLQEVDHYYDTFQPIMSSLGYQSSFCPKPRSPCLDVRGNNGPDGCALFFSRERFRSLQLHHLRLSAMALKTNQVAVVAALQCQVTGRVFCVGVTHLKARSGWETFRGAQGANLLQQLEGILDQEDAVPLLVCGDFNAEPGEEVYRRFLDSPLGLDSAYRTLSADGVTEPSYTTWKIRPSGECRTTLDYVWYSRHGFNVDAALGMPSEDQIGPDRLPSYHYPSDHLSLVCDFSFIQEPHRLM from the exons ATGTTCGCAGTAAGGCGCTGCTCCGCGCTCATACCGAGGGACCTGAGGGACCTGGCCGCGCTCTGCTTCTCCTCACCCGGACCCACTCCGACAAAACCTCCCGCTGAACTGAAGCACGCGCGCTCCTCGCCTTCACTGCGCGCGCCCAGCCGGTCCCAGTCTCCTCCAGCACGAGTAcacg tgtgtcagATGGGCGGCAGCAGTAGCAGTAGCAGCGTGCGGCTCTTCAGTTCTCTGGCTCAGTCTCTGAGCAGCGTGCCGCTGCCGCACACACACGCCGAGACCGAGGAGAGCGAGCTCGAGCAGACGGATCCCGAGACGCTCCTGCGCGAATGCGAGGAAGTCCTGAGGAAGCGCCCGCCCCGGCCGCATCGAGACTTCATCAGAACCAGAGCCAGCGCCGCGCACAACCCGCAGATCCGCGTCATGCAATGGAACATTCTAGCGCAAG CTCTTGGCGAGGGCAAGGACGGCTTTGTGCGCTGCCCGATGGAGGCGTTGAACTGGGCAGAGAGGAAGTACCTGATCCTGGAGGAGATCCTGACCTACAGACCCGACATTGTGTGCCTGCAGGAGGTCGATCACTACTATGACACCTTCCAGCCCATCATGTCCAGCCTGGGCTACCAGAGCAGCTTCTGCCCCAAGCCGCGCTCCCCGTGCCTGGACGTGCGCGGCAACAACGGCCCCGACGGCTGCGCCCTGTTCTTCAGCCGCGAGCGCTTCCGCTCGCTTCAACTCCATCACCTCCGCCTCTCAGCCATGGCGCTCAAGACCAATCAGGTGGCCGTGGTCGCCGCTCTGCAGTGCCAGGTCACGGGGCGGGTCTTCTGCGTCGGCGTTACGCACCTGAAGGCCAGGAGCGGATGGGAGACCTTCCGCGGAGCCCAGGGCGCCAATCTGCTCCAGCAACTCGAGGGCATCTTGGATCAGGAGGACGCCGTTCCTCTGTTGGTGTGCGGAGATTTTAACGCCGAGCCGGGCGAGGAGGTGTACCGCCGCTTCCTGGACTCTCCGCTCGGCCTCGATAGCGCGTACAGGACGCTAAGCGCAGACGGCGTCACAGAGCCGTCCTACACCACCTGGAAGATTCGTCCTAGCGGAGAGTGCCGCACGACGCTCGACTACGTGTGGTACTCGCGGCACGGCTTCAATGTCGATGCCGCTCTCGGCATGCCGAGCGAGGACCAGATCGGCCCTGACCGCCTTCCCTCTTACCACTATCCGTCCGATCACCTTTCGCTCGTCTGTGACTTCAGCTTCATCCAGGAGCCCCACAGGCTCATGTGA